In Flavobacterium endoglycinae, one DNA window encodes the following:
- a CDS encoding M57 family metalloprotease, translating into MEKFKSILAFVFTALVLMSCNKEDEAVQSNDASLKVTQDVLDKISSLSLNNKDVQVIKNTNLDGTTEDAFLIEGCIVMTKDQLNKMDLHGGITTEQYRTTNLVSAPRTIKVVGLTGTGTSALSTNMRAGLQAAINRYNNLGLSINFTLTFSSSTSGANIVVRRQTGSAGGVAGFPSGGAPYNSVTLYSGLDTYSTGVNAHVAAHEIGHCIGLRHTDWFSRQSCGQNSNEGTAGVGAVHIPGTPTGYDSTSYMRACFGSNETGAFNSNDVTALNYLY; encoded by the coding sequence ATGGAAAAATTTAAATCAATTTTAGCGTTCGTATTTACAGCGCTAGTACTAATGTCATGCAATAAAGAAGATGAGGCAGTTCAGTCAAATGATGCGTCTCTAAAAGTAACACAAGATGTGTTAGATAAAATAAGTTCACTATCACTAAACAACAAAGATGTGCAGGTGATCAAAAATACAAATCTGGATGGTACTACAGAAGATGCATTCTTGATTGAAGGGTGCATTGTTATGACAAAAGATCAATTAAATAAAATGGATCTTCATGGAGGTATTACAACAGAACAATACCGGACCACGAATTTAGTTTCTGCTCCAAGAACGATTAAAGTTGTTGGATTAACAGGAACTGGTACATCAGCATTGAGTACCAATATGCGTGCAGGACTTCAGGCTGCTATTAATAGATACAATAATTTAGGATTGTCTATTAATTTTACGTTGACTTTTAGCTCAAGCACTTCTGGTGCTAATATTGTTGTAAGAAGACAAACCGGTTCTGCCGGTGGAGTAGCCGGATTCCCTTCTGGTGGAGCGCCTTACAATTCAGTTACTTTATATTCTGGTTTAGATACTTATTCAACTGGTGTAAATGCACACGTTGCGGCTCACGAAATTGGTCACTGTATTGGTTTACGTCATACAGACTGGTTCAGCCGTCAAAGCTGTGGACAAAATTCAAATGAAGGAACAGCTGGTGTTGGCGCTGTTCATATTCCAGGTACGCCTACAGGGTATGATTCAACATCTTATATGAGAGCGTGCTTTGGCTCAAATGAGACAGGAGCTTTCAATTCTAACGATGTTACTGCTCTGAATTATTTATATTAA